From a single Pleurodeles waltl isolate 20211129_DDA chromosome 10, aPleWal1.hap1.20221129, whole genome shotgun sequence genomic region:
- the IDH3G gene encoding isocitrate dehydrogenase [NAD] subunit gamma, mitochondrial isoform X2, translated as MRGVTRLPLSTARALQALTMAGRCSLSAVRLLQRGLGQPLQGLGVTSINKRTYSSPPPAKYGGRHTVTMIPGDGIGPELMRHVTEVFRHCCVPVDFEVVNVNSMSSNEDDIQGAIMAIRRNRVALKGNIETNHNMPPSYRSRNNLLRTSLDLYANVIHCQSLPGVQTRHQNIDILIVRENTEGEYSSLEHESVAGVVESLKIITRVRSLRIAEYAFKLAQEQGRKKVTAVHKANIMKLGDGLFMQCCKEVAAGYPDITFESMIVDNTTMQLVSRPQQFDVMVMPNLYGNIVNNVCAGLVGGPGLVPGANYGTVYAVFETATRNTGKSIAGKNIANPTATLLASCMMLDHLKLHNYASSIRKAIMGVMNEHRMHTPDIGGNGTTSEVVQSICRQIVVRDGRVVPA; from the exons ATGCGCGGAGTCACCCGGCTGCCCTTGTCCACTGCTCGGGCTCTGCAGGCACTCACCATGGCCGGGCGATGCTCCCTCTCCGCGGTCCGGCTCCTGCAGCGCGGCCTCGGGCAGCCCTTGCAG GGTCTGGGGGTCACCTCCATCAACAAGAGGACCTACTCATCG CCTCCTCCGGCCAAGTATGGTGGCCGGCACACCGTGACCATGATCCCTGGAGACGGCATCGGGCCGGAGCTGATGCGCCATGTCACAGAGGTTTTCAG acattgctgcgtgccTGTGGATTTCGAGGTAGTGAATGTGAACTCAATGTCCTCGAACGAGGATGATATCCAGGGTGCAATCATGGCGATCCGAAGGAACAGAGTGGCTCTGAAAG GAAACATTGAAACAAACCACAATATGCCGCCATCTTACAGATCCCGGAACAACCTTCTCCG GACCAGCCTGGACCTGTATGCCAATGTCATTCACTGCCAGAGTCTGCCCGGGGTGCAGACCCGCCACCAGAATATCGACATTCTGATCGTGCGCGAGAACACAGAGGGGGAGTACAGCAGCCTGGAACACGAG AGCGTCGCTGGTGTCGTGGAGAGCCTTAAGATCATCACGAGAGTGAGATCACTTCGCATCGCGGAGTACGCCTTTAAGCTGGCTCAGGAGCAGGGACGTAAGAAGGTCACGGCTGTTCACAAGGCAAACATCAT GAAGCTAGGGGACGGGCTGTTCATGCAGTGCTGCAAGGAGGTGGCAGCGGGGTATCCAGACATCACCTTCGAGAGCATGATCGTGGACAACACCACCATGCAG CTGGTGTCCCGTCCACAGCAGTTTGATGTCATGGTGATGCCGAACCTCTATGGGAATATTGTGAACAACGTCTGCGCCGGGTTGGTTGGTGGCCCAGGGCTGGTGCCAGGAGCCAACTATGGCACGGTTTATGCCGTCTTCGAAACG GCCACCAGAAACACAGGGAAGAGCATCGCTGGCAAGAACATTGCCAACCCTACAGCCACCCTGCTGGCCAGCTGCATGATGCTGGACCACCTCAA GCTTCATAACTACGCCTCATCAATACGCAAGGCTATCATGGGGGTCATGAACGAGCACAGA ATGCACACTCCTGACATCGGGGGTAACGGCACCACGTCGGAAGTGGTGCAGTCCATCTGCCGCCAGATCGTGGTGAGGGACGGCAGAGTGGTGCCTGCATAG
- the IDH3G gene encoding isocitrate dehydrogenase [NAD] subunit gamma, mitochondrial isoform X1: MRGVTRLPLSTARALQALTMAGRCSLSAVRLLQRGLGQPLQGLGVTSINKRTYSSQQVIPPPAKYGGRHTVTMIPGDGIGPELMRHVTEVFRHCCVPVDFEVVNVNSMSSNEDDIQGAIMAIRRNRVALKGNIETNHNMPPSYRSRNNLLRTSLDLYANVIHCQSLPGVQTRHQNIDILIVRENTEGEYSSLEHESVAGVVESLKIITRVRSLRIAEYAFKLAQEQGRKKVTAVHKANIMKLGDGLFMQCCKEVAAGYPDITFESMIVDNTTMQLVSRPQQFDVMVMPNLYGNIVNNVCAGLVGGPGLVPGANYGTVYAVFETATRNTGKSIAGKNIANPTATLLASCMMLDHLKLHNYASSIRKAIMGVMNEHRMHTPDIGGNGTTSEVVQSICRQIVVRDGRVVPA; encoded by the exons ATGCGCGGAGTCACCCGGCTGCCCTTGTCCACTGCTCGGGCTCTGCAGGCACTCACCATGGCCGGGCGATGCTCCCTCTCCGCGGTCCGGCTCCTGCAGCGCGGCCTCGGGCAGCCCTTGCAG GGTCTGGGGGTCACCTCCATCAACAAGAGGACCTACTCATCG CAACAAGTCATT CCTCCTCCGGCCAAGTATGGTGGCCGGCACACCGTGACCATGATCCCTGGAGACGGCATCGGGCCGGAGCTGATGCGCCATGTCACAGAGGTTTTCAG acattgctgcgtgccTGTGGATTTCGAGGTAGTGAATGTGAACTCAATGTCCTCGAACGAGGATGATATCCAGGGTGCAATCATGGCGATCCGAAGGAACAGAGTGGCTCTGAAAG GAAACATTGAAACAAACCACAATATGCCGCCATCTTACAGATCCCGGAACAACCTTCTCCG GACCAGCCTGGACCTGTATGCCAATGTCATTCACTGCCAGAGTCTGCCCGGGGTGCAGACCCGCCACCAGAATATCGACATTCTGATCGTGCGCGAGAACACAGAGGGGGAGTACAGCAGCCTGGAACACGAG AGCGTCGCTGGTGTCGTGGAGAGCCTTAAGATCATCACGAGAGTGAGATCACTTCGCATCGCGGAGTACGCCTTTAAGCTGGCTCAGGAGCAGGGACGTAAGAAGGTCACGGCTGTTCACAAGGCAAACATCAT GAAGCTAGGGGACGGGCTGTTCATGCAGTGCTGCAAGGAGGTGGCAGCGGGGTATCCAGACATCACCTTCGAGAGCATGATCGTGGACAACACCACCATGCAG CTGGTGTCCCGTCCACAGCAGTTTGATGTCATGGTGATGCCGAACCTCTATGGGAATATTGTGAACAACGTCTGCGCCGGGTTGGTTGGTGGCCCAGGGCTGGTGCCAGGAGCCAACTATGGCACGGTTTATGCCGTCTTCGAAACG GCCACCAGAAACACAGGGAAGAGCATCGCTGGCAAGAACATTGCCAACCCTACAGCCACCCTGCTGGCCAGCTGCATGATGCTGGACCACCTCAA GCTTCATAACTACGCCTCATCAATACGCAAGGCTATCATGGGGGTCATGAACGAGCACAGA ATGCACACTCCTGACATCGGGGGTAACGGCACCACGTCGGAAGTGGTGCAGTCCATCTGCCGCCAGATCGTGGTGAGGGACGGCAGAGTGGTGCCTGCATAG